The Apium graveolens cultivar Ventura chromosome 11, ASM990537v1, whole genome shotgun sequence genome has a window encoding:
- the LOC141695753 gene encoding uncharacterized protein LOC141695753, producing the protein MSAIDKSRAKELFGGITIVFGGDFRHILPVIPKASKAEVFFSTLNKSKLWESCEVFLLKQNMRLNAGNSDLENKTIADCKIPKNSIECEILCGSHVGTKHLIPRIEVIPSDTNWPFEFKRVQFLIQICYAMTINKSQGQSPNTFGLYLPKDAFSHGHIYVSISRVTRPEGLHILIDSDDGISTDITNNVVFEEVFYNLPSVDN; encoded by the exons ATGTCTGCTATTGATAAAAGTAGAGCTAAAGAGCTATTTGGTGGTATAACCATTGTTTTTGGTGGAGATTTTAGGCATATACTTCCTGTCATTCCAAAAGCGTCAAAGGCTGAAGTTTTCTTCTCTACCCTCAATAAATCCAAGCTTTGGGAATCTTGTGAAGTATTTTTATTGAAGCAAAACATGCGGCTTAATGCAGGAAATAGTGATTTGGAGAACAAAACCATTGCGGACTGTAAGatccc GAAGAACAGTATTGAATGTGAGATTTTGTGTGGCTCTCATGTTGGAACGAAACATCTAATTCCTAGAATTGAGGTGATTCCAAGTGACACGAACTGGCCGTTTGAATTTAAACGCGTTCAGTTTTTGATTCAAATATGTTATGCCATGACAATTAACAAAAGTCAGGGACAATCACCTAATACATTTGGGCTTTACCTTCCTAAAGATGCTTTCTCGCACGGACACATTTATGTTTCTATATCCAGAGTGACACGACCTGAAGGCCTCCATATTCTCATAGATAGTGATGATGGTATTAGCACAGATATTACAAATAATGTAGTTTTTGAGGAAGTGTTTTACAATCTTCCAAGTGTAGACAATTGA